The Syntrophorhabdaceae bacterium genome segment TTGACCCCACGACCCCCGAAATGACCATGCTCCTCGTGATGCTCCATACGGGCACCATGTTTGCGGTAATTGTTTACTTCTGGAGGCCTTGGACGCACGCCTATCTTTCCTCTTGGGAGAAATCGTGGCCCTGGATAAAACTCCTCGCACTCGCGACCGTTCTGACGGGTGTAGTTGGAATAATTATCAAGACAGTTATTGAACGGTATGTATTCCATAACGCTCCCAAGGCTGACATCGAGCTTCTCTTCGGGAACATCGTTCTCATTGCCGTGGCGCTTGCAGCGGCCGGGGTTATGATCATCTGGTCCGGACTCAGATACGATGAGGCCAAAGATCGTGGCCAAACCATGGTCTCGAGAAGGCAAGCAATCTGGATGGGGATCATACAGGGTCTCTGCCTGCCGTTTAGGGGGTTCTCGCGGTCGGGTGCGACTATTTCCGTGGGATTGTTGACCGGGGCATCGAAGCGGCCGGTAGAAGAATTCAGTTTCGCTTTGGCGGTTATCCTGACCCCTCCTGTGGTGGCCCGGGAAACAATGCGATTGATCGTATCACATCAGACGCTGGTGACAGGTACCCCATCCATGATGAAACTCTTCTTGCCCAGCTTGCTCGGCCTTGTCTTTAGTTTCCTCGCTGGACTTTTTGCACTCCGGTGGCTTACCGGCTGGCTTGACCGGGGAAAGTGGCATTACTTTGGCATCTATTGCATGTGCGCCTCCGTGATTATATTGGTCTTTTATTTTATGGGGCGGTAAATATACTACAGGCGGGGAATCATTCAAATCAACAACCCCCTTGACAAATTTCAAGAGAGTGATATATATACAGTCAGGATTAGTTCCTGATTGATCAATGGTGAAAGAATCGGTAATAGCACAGTTAAAAGAGCATGGACTGAAGGTGACGCCCCAGAGGTTGGCTATCATCGATGTACTCGTCGCACTGCGGGACATTCACCCCAACGCGGCTGCCGTGTATCGGGAAGCGAAGAAGATACGAAAAAGCCTATCGCTCTCAACTACCTACGCGACACTCAACGAGTTCTCTGCCCATGGCATTATCAAGACGCTCCAGTTCGACCCCAAGGAGAACCGGTACGAAACGACCCTCGACGAACATGTCAACCTGATCTGCGAAGGGTGCGGAAAGATACTCGACTACAAAGTCTCCTCCCCGGCAAACCGGGCTGACGTGGAGAAGAATACCGGTTTTTCAGTCAAGGACACAAGGCTGGAGTATTATGGCTACTGCAAGAAGTGCCTGAAAAAGAGACAGAACTGATAGAGAACTTACTACACGGAGGCGTGGCATGGCAACACTAAAGGGATCTCAGACAGAAAAAAATTTATTACAGGCCTTTGCCGGTGAATCGCAAGCGAGGAACAGGTATACCTATTTCTCATCTCAAGCGAAGAAAGAGGGATACGAGCAGATTTCATGGGTTTTCGCGGACACAGCCGACAACGAGAAGGAACATGCGAAGCGGTTCTTCTCGTTTCTCCCGGGAGGCGAACTGGAGATAGCGGCCACGTTTCCCGCCGGAGTCGTGGGTACCACGTCAGAGAACTTAGAGGCCGCGGCTGCCGGCGAGCATATGGAGTGGGGCACCTTGTATCCAGACTTTGCCGAAGTGGCTGAGAAAGAGGGTTTCCCGGAGATTGCAAAGGTTTTCAGAATGATTGCCATCGCGGAAACGGGACACGAAAATAGGTACCTCGCCCTTCTCGAGAACATCAAAAAGGACAGGGTCTTCAAGAGAGATACCCCGAAGAAGTGGAGGTGCAGAAACTGCGGATATGTCCATGAGGGCACCGTGGCGCCTGTAGAATGCCCGGCCTGTGCGCATCCGCGCGATTACTACGAACTGATGGCAGAGAATTACTGAAGCTTAAACAGGGGTGCAGGCATTTGCCAACTGGTGTATGGCCAATCGTTAGTTACACAGGCAGCGAAAGAATTTGGTTCATAGCAGCGCTCTTCAACAATTCGCAAAACCAAAGGAGTAAATACCATGGACGACAAAAAACCAGACAGAGTTTACGAACAAACTGCAGGGGGCGGCACGACAAACAGAGACTGGTGGCCGAACCAATTGAGGCTCGATATCTTGCACCAGCACTCCTACAAGTCAAATCCCATGGGCGAAGGATTCAACTATGCCAAAGAGTTCAAGAGCCTTGACTTGAAGGCCGTAAAGAAGGACTTGAGTGAACTGATGATGAGCTCGCAGGACTGGTGGCCCGCGGATTTCGGTCACTATGGACCCTTGTTCATCCGCATGGCGTGGCATAGCGCCGGCACCTACCGAGTGGGCGACGGCCGCGGCGGTGCGGGCAGAGGCAGCCAGCGCTTGGCCCCGCTCAACAGCTGGCCCGACAATGCGAACCTCGACAAGGCGCGTCGATTGCTCTGGCCGATCAAAAAGAAGTATGGCCGCAAAATTTCCTGGGCAGATCTCATGATCCTCGCCGGTAACGTGGCCCTGGAATCTATGGGCTTCAAGACCTTCGGCTTCGCCGGCGGGCGCGAGGACGTCTGGGAACCGGAAAAGGATATATACTGGGGTTCCGAGAGCGAGTGGCTTGATGACAAGCGCTACACGGGTGAGAGGGAACTCGAGAATCCCCTCGCCGCCGTTCAGATGGGCCTTATCTACGTGAATCCTGAAGGGCCGAACGGTAACCCTGATCCGATCGCTGCGGCTCAAGATATCCGCGAGAGCTTCGGTCGCATGGCTATGAACGACGAAGAGACCGTGGCGCTGATCGCGGGCGGGCATACGTTCGGTAAGACCCACGGAGCGGGTGATAAGTCACTGGTGGGGCCGGAGCCGGAAGCCGCCCCCATCGAAGAACAGGGTCTGGGATGGAAGAGCGCCTTTGGCACGGGCAAGGGTAACGATGCAATTACCGGAGGCCCGGAAGTGATCTGGACCAACACACCTACCAAGTGGAGCAACAACTTCTTCCGAATCTTATTCAGCTTCGAATGGGAACTGACCAAGAGTCCGGCCGGTGCGTACCAGTGGAAGCCCAAGGGTGACGCAGGCGCCGGTACCGTTCCTGATCCGCACGACCCGTCAAAACGTCACGCGCCGTCCATGCTGACCACAGACCTCTCTCTGCGCTTTGACCCCGTCTACGAAAAGATCTCGAGACGCTTCTATGAGCACCCGGATCAACTCGCGGATGCATTCGCCCGGGCGTGGTTCAAGCTGACCCACCGCGACATGGGCCCGCGAGCGCGTTATCTCGGGCCCGAGGTTCCTTTAGAAGAGCTCATCTGGCAAGACCCCATCCCTGCAGTCGATCACAAACTGATTGTTGGAGAAGACATCGCCGCCCTCAAGGCTAAAATCCTCACTTCCGGCCTCTCTGTGTCGGAGTTGGTTTCGACCGCCTGGGCATCGGCGTCTACATTCCGTGGCTCCGACAAGCGGGGTGGCGCTAACGGCGCCCGCATTCGCCTGGCGCCGCAAAAGGACTGGGAAGTCAATGAGCCGACCCGGCTTGCGAACGTGCTCAAAACGTTACAGGGCATCCAGAGCGCCTTTAACAGCGCAGCCTTAGGCGGTAAAAAGATATCACTCGCTGACCTCATTGTGCTCGCCGGTTGCGCAGGCGTGGAGCAAGCTGCGAAGAATGCCGGTCACGAGGTGACGGTTCCCTTCACGCCGGGACGTATGGACGCCTCGCAGGAGCAAACCGATGAGAAGTCGTTCGCTGTACTTGAGCCAGCCGCAGATGGATTCCGCAACTATTTAAAAGCTAAATATGCAGTAAGACCAGAGGAACTGCTCGTTGATCGCGCACAGCTTCTCACATTGACCGCGCCCGAGATGACGGTTCTCGTGGGCGGCATGCGTGTGCTCAAAACCAACTTCGGAGAGTCTCAGCACGGCGTCTTTACCGGGCGGCCGGAGGCGCTTACCAATGACTTCTTTGTGAATTTACTCGACATGAGCACGACGTGGAAGGCAACCTCGGAAGACGATAATCTGTTCGAGGGTCGTGATCGCGTAAGCGGCGCACTGAAGTGGACCGGCACACGTGTGGATTTGATCTTCGGTTCGAACTCCCAACTCAGAGCCCTGGCCGAGGTTTACGCATGTGAGGACTCCCGGGAGAAGTTCGTGAATGACTTTGTGGCGGTGTGGAACAAAGTAATGAACCTTGACCGTTTCGACCTCTCTTGATCATAACGTGAAGTTCTTCATGGCTGCTGAGGGAGCGACGTCATATTAAATGATGTGCGGATAGATGGAGAAAGCTAAATAACCCAAAGGAAGGAGGACCTATGGCAGAAGAAATTAAGGCTGGATGTGCTCGACCAACCGGCGGTCCCGTGGGAGAGACAGTTCCTATTCAACCCGTTGAAACCAATAACAAAGAAAAGGAGGCCCCGCGTATGATACAAGTTGGCAGGAAAGCACCTGATTTTACGGCACCCGGCTACCAGAAAGGCAAATTCATCAACGTAACACTGTCAGAATACCTTGGGAAATGGGTGATTTTGTGCTTCTACCCGGGTGATTTCACGTTTGTCTGAGCAACGGAACTTTCAGCAGTTGCTGAAAAATATAGTGAATTTCAGAAACTTGGGGTAGAGATATTGTCCATGAGTATCGACAGTATGTTCGTACATAAGATGTGGAATGATAATGAACTGGCTAAAATGGTAAAAGGAGGTATTCCCTTTTCCATGCTCTCCGATGCTGGTGGAAGAGTGGGAAAGGTCTACGGTGTGTATGATGAGGACGCTGGCGTAGAAACCCGCGGGAGATTCATTATCGATCCGGATGGGATTATCCAGGGATATGAGGTTCTCACGCCGCCGGTGGGAAGAAGCGTCGGTGAATCATTGCGGCAAGTTCAAGCCTTTCAGCTGGTAAGGGACTCAAAAGGAACAGAAGCAACTCCATCCGGCTGGAAACCGGGCAAGATGACCCTCAAACCAGGGCCAGACCTGGTTGGTAACGTATGGAAGGTATGGAAAACTGAAATGGCATTTGATTAGACTAAGGGCACCGCAAGAACTGCATCAACCTGGGCTTGTAAAGGGCTGTGTCATTTCTCATACAGCCTTTTACAAGCCATATGGGAAGAACACTAATGTTACATTCTATCCGTAATCTTCAATTTCCGTCGAATCGGCATAGTGAAGGCACCTTGCCAAGGGGCTGGAATTCCGTGCTGTTGTCGTTATGGCCTGTGACGATGAGACTATACCTTTGCAGGAAAGAATCGAAACGGTGGCTGACGATGCCGACTTGGAAGAAGTTTATAACACAGAGCGACACCTGCTTTACGTTGCCTGCACCCGTGCAAGGGACTATCTCCTCGTGACAAGTGGGAACACTCCGTCGGAGTTCCTGGACGATTTGAGAGGATGAGGTCGTCAGATCGAAAAAAAGTACATGGCCCCAGTTTGCACTGGGAGTGAGGCTGCGCGATATGCACGAACATGGATATAGCTTATAATGCGAGCATAAACAAATAAGGGTTTAAGAGAATAGTCAGGGCCAGCCAAATGGGGGGGGGGGGTACTCCTTCCCTTGTTAGTTTTAACGGTTAAATACGGAAAATTTACCGAGAAGGGTGGAGTATGGAAAGATGGTTGAGAGGAGATGCCGTAATGGCACGGTGGGGGATGAACTTCATGACTCTTCAGAGTTGGATCGTGGATGACGACCTTCCGGCATATAGCTACAAACGTGAGAGATTACATTTTAAATCCGTACGAGATTTCAAAAGAACAGAGGAAGACTATCAATCTACCTACATAAGCGATCGG includes the following:
- the prxU gene encoding thioredoxin-dependent peroxiredoxin (Most members of this family contain a selenocysteine.), with the protein product MAEEIKAGCARPTGGPVGETVPIQPVETNNKEKEAPRMIQVGRKAPDFTAPGYQKGKFINVTLSEYLGKWVILCFYPGDFTFVUATELSAVAEKYSEFQKLGVEILSMSIDSMFVHKMWNDNELAKMVKGGIPFSMLSDAGGRVGKVYGVYDEDAGVETRGRFIIDPDGIIQGYEVLTPPVGRSVGESLRQVQAFQLVRDSKGTEATPSGWKPGKMTLKPGPDLVGNVWKVWKTEMAFD
- the katG gene encoding catalase/peroxidase HPI, which translates into the protein MDDKKPDRVYEQTAGGGTTNRDWWPNQLRLDILHQHSYKSNPMGEGFNYAKEFKSLDLKAVKKDLSELMMSSQDWWPADFGHYGPLFIRMAWHSAGTYRVGDGRGGAGRGSQRLAPLNSWPDNANLDKARRLLWPIKKKYGRKISWADLMILAGNVALESMGFKTFGFAGGREDVWEPEKDIYWGSESEWLDDKRYTGERELENPLAAVQMGLIYVNPEGPNGNPDPIAAAQDIRESFGRMAMNDEETVALIAGGHTFGKTHGAGDKSLVGPEPEAAPIEEQGLGWKSAFGTGKGNDAITGGPEVIWTNTPTKWSNNFFRILFSFEWELTKSPAGAYQWKPKGDAGAGTVPDPHDPSKRHAPSMLTTDLSLRFDPVYEKISRRFYEHPDQLADAFARAWFKLTHRDMGPRARYLGPEVPLEELIWQDPIPAVDHKLIVGEDIAALKAKILTSGLSVSELVSTAWASASTFRGSDKRGGANGARIRLAPQKDWEVNEPTRLANVLKTLQGIQSAFNSAALGGKKISLADLIVLAGCAGVEQAAKNAGHEVTVPFTPGRMDASQEQTDEKSFAVLEPAADGFRNYLKAKYAVRPEELLVDRAQLLTLTAPEMTVLVGGMRVLKTNFGESQHGVFTGRPEALTNDFFVNLLDMSTTWKATSEDDNLFEGRDRVSGALKWTGTRVDLIFGSNSQLRALAEVYACEDSREKFVNDFVAVWNKVMNLDRFDLS
- a CDS encoding rubrerythrin family protein codes for the protein MATLKGSQTEKNLLQAFAGESQARNRYTYFSSQAKKEGYEQISWVFADTADNEKEHAKRFFSFLPGGELEIAATFPAGVVGTTSENLEAAAAGEHMEWGTLYPDFAEVAEKEGFPEIAKVFRMIAIAETGHENRYLALLENIKKDRVFKRDTPKKWRCRNCGYVHEGTVAPVECPACAHPRDYYELMAENY
- a CDS encoding undecaprenyl-diphosphate phosphatase: DPTTPEMTMLLVMLHTGTMFAVIVYFWRPWTHAYLSSWEKSWPWIKLLALATVLTGVVGIIIKTVIERYVFHNAPKADIELLFGNIVLIAVALAAAGVMIIWSGLRYDEAKDRGQTMVSRRQAIWMGIIQGLCLPFRGFSRSGATISVGLLTGASKRPVEEFSFALAVILTPPVVARETMRLIVSHQTLVTGTPSMMKLFLPSLLGLVFSFLAGLFALRWLTGWLDRGKWHYFGIYCMCASVIILVFYFMGR
- a CDS encoding Fur family transcriptional regulator; its protein translation is MVKESVIAQLKEHGLKVTPQRLAIIDVLVALRDIHPNAAAVYREAKKIRKSLSLSTTYATLNEFSAHGIIKTLQFDPKENRYETTLDEHVNLICEGCGKILDYKVSSPANRADVEKNTGFSVKDTRLEYYGYCKKCLKKRQN